The following proteins are encoded in a genomic region of Myxococcota bacterium:
- a CDS encoding helix-turn-helix domain-containing protein: MLAFPDVQILDVTGPLEVFAMASRLLAQAGHRDPGYALEVVAREAGPLRTSGGVMLVAERRLGQVRGPLDTLIVAGGLGVREVLQQPDTLAWVRRSPRRVRRLASVCSGAFVLAEAGLLDGRRATTHWEVCEALARAYPQVRVDADRIFVRDGAVATSAGVTAGMDLALALVEEDLGTELARAVARQLVLFLKRPGGQSQFSAQLESRWSERPSLAELQHWIHDHPEAELGVEALAARMAMSPRNFARVFARELGVTPARYVERARVEAARRRLEESEASVEEVADACGFGSAETLRRAFQRQLGVSPSAYRESFARCTWETTEVPAWP, from the coding sequence GGCTGCTCGCCCAGGCGGGTCACCGCGATCCGGGCTACGCGCTCGAGGTGGTCGCCCGCGAGGCGGGACCGCTGCGCACCTCGGGCGGCGTCATGCTGGTGGCCGAACGCCGGCTGGGGCAGGTCCGCGGGCCGCTCGACACGCTGATCGTGGCGGGAGGCCTCGGGGTGCGGGAGGTCTTGCAGCAGCCGGACACGCTCGCCTGGGTGCGACGCAGTCCGCGCCGCGTTCGCCGGCTCGCCTCGGTGTGCAGCGGGGCGTTCGTGCTGGCGGAGGCCGGGCTCCTGGACGGCCGGCGCGCGACGACGCATTGGGAGGTGTGCGAAGCGCTGGCCCGGGCCTACCCGCAGGTCCGGGTCGACGCCGATCGGATCTTCGTGCGCGATGGCGCGGTGGCGACGTCCGCAGGGGTCACCGCGGGGATGGACCTCGCCCTCGCACTGGTCGAGGAAGACCTCGGGACCGAGCTGGCGCGTGCGGTGGCGCGACAGCTCGTGCTCTTCTTGAAGCGTCCCGGCGGACAGTCCCAATTCAGCGCGCAATTGGAGAGTCGTTGGAGCGAGCGTCCCTCGCTGGCCGAGCTGCAGCACTGGATTCACGACCACCCCGAGGCCGAGCTGGGCGTGGAGGCGCTGGCCGCGCGGATGGCGATGAGTCCCCGCAACTTCGCCCGGGTCTTCGCCCGCGAACTCGGGGTGACGCCGGCCCGGTACGTCGAGCGAGCGCGGGTCGAGGCGGCCCGCCGCCGCCTGGAGGAAAGCGAGGCGAGCGTCGAGGAGGTGGCCGACGCCTGCGGCTTCGGCAGCGCCGAGACCCTGCGTCGCGCGTTCCAGCGGCAGCTCGGGGTGTCGCCATCGGCCTACCGCGAGAGCTTTGCCCGCTGCACGTGGGAAACGACGGAGGTGCCGGCATGGCCCTGA